TTAAGATCGGCAACCGTCCCTGCCAAGTTGATCGACAATAGACAACATAGATAGCATTTGTGCAACGGTTTTTGCGAACCCTTACCTATCCCCAACTTGACTTGTGCTGCTTTCTAGATTTGGTTTTCAACTTCCGATTGGCCACCATTTCCACAGTGCCGAATACTTCTATTTTCTAAGATTTGACATATGCAACCAATTCGTACATTTAACGTTTCGCCCTCCCTACCGCCGCAGTTGGAAAAACTGCGCAAACTGGCATACAACCTCCACTGGGACTGGAACGTAGAAACGAAAGACCTATTCCGGCGTTTGGACCGGGATTTGTGGGAATCCAGCCGCCACAATCCCGTGTTAATGCTAGGAACCATCAGTCAAGAACGCCTCAAAGAAGTGGCGGAGGATGAAGGGTTCCTAGCGCAAATGGAACGCGCCGAAAGCCAGCTCGATGACTATCTCCGAGACCGCCGCTGGTATCGCAAAAATCGCTCCAATCCGCCCCAATCGGAATGCTACGCCTATTTTTCGGCGGAATTTGGCTTAACCGATTGCATGCCCATTTATTCTGGCGGTTTGGGCGTTCTAGCGGGGGACCACCTCAAATCAGCCAGCGACTTGGGATTGCCCCTAGTTGGAGTGGGATTGCTCTATCAAGAAGGATATTTTGCCCAATATCTCAACGCTGACGGCTGGCAGCAGGAACGCTATCCCATCAACGACTTCTACAACATGCCCCTGCATCTAGAAAGGGATGCGGAGGGCAACGAATTGCGCATTACCGTTGACTATCCGGGTCGGCAGGTCTACGCGCGAATTTGGCGCTGCCAGGTGGGTACGGTGCCCCTGTACTTGCTCGATACCAACATCGAACCCAATAATCCCTACGACCACGATATTACCGACGAACTCTACGGCGGCGACCTGGATATTCGCATCCACCAGGAAATTATGCTGGGCATCGGCGGCGTGCGTGCTTTGAAAGTGTTGGGATACGAACCTTCTGTTTACCACATGAACGAAGGACACTCGGCGTTTTTGACCCTCGAACGCATTCGCTGCCTGATGCAAGAAGATGGGCTGTCGTTTTCCGAAGCCCAGGAAGTGGTGATTGCCAGCAGCTTGTTTACCACCCACACGCCTGTTCCTGCTGGGTTCGATATGTTTCCGCCGGATAAGGTGACCTACTACTTGGGACACTATGCCAATATATTTGGCATGTCTGCGGAGGAGTTTCTGTCTTTAGGACGGGAAAATCCCGGGGATTTAGAGGCACCATTTAACATGGCGATTCTGGCTATTAAAATGGCGAGTTTTATCAATGGTGTCAGCAAGCTTCATGGTAAGGTTTCCCAGGAAATCTTTAAGGGGTTGTGGCACAATCTCCCCGTGCAGGAAGTTCCCGTTACTTCCATTACCAACGGCGTGCACGCGCGCAGCTGCGTTGCCCAACCGGTGCAGGAACTATACGACCGCTATTTGGGTCCCAAATGGTCTTCTGCTCCCAGCGACCACCCTTTGTGGGAACGTATTGATTCGATTCCCGATGACGAACTGTGGCGGTTGCACGAACGCTGCCGTTCCGAGTTGGTGGTGTTTGCCCGGGAACAGTTGCAACAGTGGATGCAAGATATTGGGGCGTCTCCTTGGGAAATTGCCAAGGCTCAAGATGTACTCGATCCCGGCTATTTGACCATTGGGTTTGCCCGTCGCTTTGCTACGTATAAGCGGGCAACGCTGTTTTTGTGGGACTTGGAACGTATCAAGCATATCATGCGGGATAAGAAGGTCCAGTTTGTGATTGCTGGGAAAGCCCATCCCAAGGATGTACCGGGTAAAGAGATGATTCGCGATATCATTCACTTTATCCGCGAACATGGCATGCACGACCATGTGGTGTTTATTCCTGACTACGATATTCATGTTTGCCGCAAAATGCTGTGCGGTTGCGATGTGTGGCTGAACAATCCCCGCCGACCCCGGGAGGCTTCGGGAACCAGCGGCATGAAAGCGGCGATGAATGGGTTACAAAATCTCAGTATTCTCGATGGCTGGTGGAATGAGGCGGATTACGTGCGTACTGGCTGGCCCATTGGCAATGGGGAGGTTTACGAAGACCGGGAGTATCAAGACCGGGTGGAAGCGAATGCTCTGTACGATTTGCTGGAACAAGAGGTAGCACCGCTGTTTTACGAACATCGCGATGAGGAAGATGTGCCCCGTCGCTGGGTGAAGAAGATGAAGGATGCCATCCGGTTGAATACGCCGCGGTTCAATACGGCACGCATGGTACGCGAGTATGCCTTCCATTATTTTGAAGCAAGCGATCGCTACCATGCCCTTACCAAGGATAAGTGCCAGCCTGCCAAAGAGCTAGCCAGTTGGAAACACCATCTGTTCGAGCATTGGTACGAAATGAAAATCCGCGATATTGATATTTCGGCACCGGCTGATATTCAGGTAAATGAAAATGTGGCGGTGAAGGCACTTATTGATTTGGGCCAACTCAACCCCCAAGATGTACAGGTACAGCTGTATGTAGGCAGCGTCAATGAAGATGGGGAAATTACTGATGGTACACCCATGGGCATGCAATACCAAGGACAAAATCCAGACAACATTAGCATTTACACCGGCAACATCAGTTACGATTCTTCCGGCTTACAAGGATTTTCTCTCCGAGTGCTTCCCCAACACGACAATTTGAGCAACGTATACGAGCCGCGTTTGATTTTATGGGCTGAAGGTGCCGAAGGATAGGCTTTTTCGCTGCTCTCTTTTAGGTTGAGAAATCCCCTCAGGTAGTTTTTGGGGGGATTTTATTTTTTTTGGGATTTGCTATGAGCGCCCCTACCAGGGCAATGGGGAAATTCCGGACAATCGTTGTTTTGCGGATTGTTGCTTTGATCCCCTCAATTGGGATGGTGTTTTTCCAGGAACTCTAGTAGTTTTTCTTCTTGGAAGGAGCGGGCCAATTGGAGGACTTTTTGGGAAAAGCTGGTCAGTTGGGGATCTCGTTGCTGTAGAGAGGCAACGTATTTTTGAACTTTTTTTAAACTCCCTTTGCGGGTGAGTTGGTACAGGGTTTCTATTGCGTCGGCAGGGGGAATGGTGGGGGGGTCTTCGTTGCTTGCGGGGGAGGGTTGGGGGGTTGGGGATTTCTCTTGGTAGATCCACTGCAATTGTAAGTGTTTTTCTAATTTTTGCAAGAGTTCTGCCGGGTCGATGGGGTGCGATAAAAAGTCGTTGCCACCGGCGGCGATGCTTTGTCGGCGATCGCTAGTTTGGGAAGTATCTAGCAATACGATAATGGGAAGATGGGCCAAGTATTGGCTTTGCCGAATTTGCCGCACCAGGTAAAAGCGATCGCTGTTAGGAAAAGTGGCTTTGGTTAGAATTAGATCGGGTATCAATTCCTGCGCCCGGCGGATGCCACTGGTAGTGTCTGTTGCTTCTACAATATCAAATCCTAACGGTTGCAAGCAATCTGCGATCGCGGCGCGGTTTTCTGGTTGGGAATCTACCACCAACAGGCAACGGGTGTAACCTTGGTAACCGGTGACTTGCCTCTGCTGGATTGACATACCTAGCTGAGAGCTGGGTTGCGCCAAGGGAAAATCAACATCAAACCAGAAAATACTGCCTACTCCCGGTTCGCTAATAACTTGAATTTCGCTATTCATGAGATTTATTATTTTTTGACTTAGAGATAATCCCAATCCCGTTCCTGCTGACTTTTGGTTGAGTTCGCCGATTTGCTCGAAAGGTTGGAAAATTTGTTCTAATTGTTCGCGATCGATGCCTACTCCCGTGTCTTGAATCTGAAAGCGCAGGCGTTGGTTGGTTGCTGTTTCCGCAAAATTGGTGGGTTGTGTTTCTAAAATAGATACTTGAAAGGTAACGTTACCGACTTCTGTAAATTTAACTGCGTTGTCGAGCAAGTTAGTCAGCACCTGTCGCAGCCGTTTTTCGTCGGCATATACCGCTTCGGGAAGCTGCGGGTCGGGTTCGTAGGTGAGGGTAATATTTTTGCGGTTAGCTTGAAATTGGTATAAATGCACAATGCGAGCAAGCAAAGAAGGCAGGTGAAACTCGCTGGGATGCAGTTGCAGCTTTTGCAATTCGATTTGAGAAAGTTCCAAAATATCGTTGATGAGGGTCAGCAGGTGGGAACCGCATTCTTCGATGATTTGCACGTTTTGGCGATCGCTCTCGCTAATGGTCGCACAGCGGCGTAAAATCTGAGCGTAGCCCAAAATGCCGTTGAGGGGGGTACGCAGTTCGTGACTCATGGTAGCAAGAAACCGACTTTTGGCACGGTTGGCGGCTTCGGCGGCTTGACGTGCGTGTTCCAGTTCCGATTCTACTTGTTTGCGTTCGGTAATGTCAGCGGCTACACCCAGAACGTAGGTTTCTTGAGTTTCTGGTAATTGCAAAGGCGTTTTGATGGTCTGAAAATGACGCAGTTGCCGATTACCATTGGTGACGCTTTCTTCGAGAATACGCGTTTCGCCAGAACGAATAACCTGCTGGTCGTCTTGGTGAAATTGTTCCACTTGTTGGCGGTTGGGGTTGAAGTCGGCATCGGTTTTGCCGATTAAGTCTTCAATGGTGGTTCCGTAAACATTGGCCAAAGCTTGGTTGGCTAGCCGAAAACGACCTCGATTGTCTTTAACAAAAATAACGTTGGGATTGGTATCGATGACTTTGCGGAGAAAAGTTTCTTGTTTTTGTAACGTTTCTTCACTGTTTTTTAAGGAAGCTGTGCGGTCTTGAACTTGTTTTTCCAGCTGTTGGTTAGCTTGTTGTAGCTGGATTTGTGCTTGCTGCCGTTCGTACAAAACAGTTGACAGGCTTAAAATGGTCAGGGTAATGACGCTGAGAAACAGTTGAAAGGAGGTGATGGCTTCTAGCATGGAAGTTTCCACAAATTGGTTAGCGTTTTTGGTGGTAATTTCCCAGATGGCTAGTGCCGAGAGGATGGCAATCGATAGAGTCACGATTTGCCGGTTGAAACGATAGGCTATCCAAGCCAGCAGGGGCAGTAACAAGTATTCTAGAGAGAGGGATTGTGTAAAGGTAATATTTGTAAAAGCGATCGCACCCCCTAGCAGCCATACCAACTCGACAATTTGGTATTTCGATTGCACCCAATTTCCAGGAGATCCTTCGCTCCAGGTAAGAAATAGAGGCGTGGTTACAAAAATTCCTGTAATATTACCGACCACCCAAGTTTGCCAAATGCGTCCGAAAAGGTCCCAAGGAGCTTGTTCGGTGGCACATAAGATGATTCCTCCCAGGGTAGCACTGGCGAGGGGAGGGGCGATCGCGACGATGCCAATAAAAATAAAAGCGTCTTTTAATTGACTCAACCAAGGCGGTTGGCTGAAACGACGTAAAATCCAACCTCCCAATGCAGCTTCGCTGGTGTTGGTTAGAGCCACCCCAACAGGAAGAAGGAGACTGACAGCAGATAAGTTATAGTAGATTAGGTTGGCAATGAAGTAACCTAGGAACAAACCTGGCAGAACTTGCAAGCCAAAGATGGCTATCCATGCGATCGCAATTCCCGAAGCAATCCAAACCACCGCTGCCTTTCCATCCGGTAAGGTTAGCAAATAGAAACCAACTTGACTCGCCAGAAGTGCAAGCACAGCAGCCAGAAGATTTTTGGCGATCGTAGGGTTTCGTAACCAAGACGACAAACTAGAGAAATCCATGGTCTTTTAGAAATCACAACAACTGGAGACAACCAAAACCGCTACTATGAGATCGGTTAACCCCCCATATTCCCCGAGAAAACCAATTATTGTTGCTGTTGTCTCTGCGTACTACAGGTTTTTAAAAATTCTAGCAATTCCGTTTCTTGGAATCTACTGGCTAGCCGGGCAACTTTCCGAGCAAAAGTCTGTAACTTTGGGTCAGCTTGGGATAAACCGCGAACGTATTTTTCCAGTTTTCTCAAACTGCCTTTGCGGGTTAGTTCTTGGAGGTAATTTAGTTCTTCCATAGACGGTAAGAACAAAACTTCGATACTGTCAGATTCCGATTCTTCTTCGTTAGAGATGGCTGGGGTTGTTTCTTGGAGAATCCATTGTAGCTGCAGATGGAAAGCCAGTTTTTGTAGCAGTTCTGCAAAATCCACTGGTTTGGGAAGAAAATCGTCGCCGCCGGCTTTTTGAAATCTTTCCCGATGGCTGGGAAAAACGTTGGCAGAGGAGACAATAATAGGGATTTTGGCAAGTTCTGGCGCTTGGCGCAGTTGTTGCAGCCAGTCGGCTTCGTTTTCTGGAAAAACCGAGGTATCGGTAATCGCTAAATCGGGGGGCAA
This is a stretch of genomic DNA from Geitlerinema sp. PCC 9228. It encodes these proteins:
- the glgP gene encoding alpha-glucan family phosphorylase codes for the protein MQPIRTFNVSPSLPPQLEKLRKLAYNLHWDWNVETKDLFRRLDRDLWESSRHNPVLMLGTISQERLKEVAEDEGFLAQMERAESQLDDYLRDRRWYRKNRSNPPQSECYAYFSAEFGLTDCMPIYSGGLGVLAGDHLKSASDLGLPLVGVGLLYQEGYFAQYLNADGWQQERYPINDFYNMPLHLERDAEGNELRITVDYPGRQVYARIWRCQVGTVPLYLLDTNIEPNNPYDHDITDELYGGDLDIRIHQEIMLGIGGVRALKVLGYEPSVYHMNEGHSAFLTLERIRCLMQEDGLSFSEAQEVVIASSLFTTHTPVPAGFDMFPPDKVTYYLGHYANIFGMSAEEFLSLGRENPGDLEAPFNMAILAIKMASFINGVSKLHGKVSQEIFKGLWHNLPVQEVPVTSITNGVHARSCVAQPVQELYDRYLGPKWSSAPSDHPLWERIDSIPDDELWRLHERCRSELVVFAREQLQQWMQDIGASPWEIAKAQDVLDPGYLTIGFARRFATYKRATLFLWDLERIKHIMRDKKVQFVIAGKAHPKDVPGKEMIRDIIHFIREHGMHDHVVFIPDYDIHVCRKMLCGCDVWLNNPRRPREASGTSGMKAAMNGLQNLSILDGWWNEADYVRTGWPIGNGEVYEDREYQDRVEANALYDLLEQEVAPLFYEHRDEEDVPRRWVKKMKDAIRLNTPRFNTARMVREYAFHYFEASDRYHALTKDKCQPAKELASWKHHLFEHWYEMKIRDIDISAPADIQVNENVAVKALIDLGQLNPQDVQVQLYVGSVNEDGEITDGTPMGMQYQGQNPDNISIYTGNISYDSSGLQGFSLRVLPQHDNLSNVYEPRLILWAEGAEG
- a CDS encoding MASE1 domain-containing protein, whose translation is MLALLASQVGFYLLTLPDGKAAVVWIASGIAIAWIAIFGLQVLPGLFLGYFIANLIYYNLSAVSLLLPVGVALTNTSEAALGGWILRRFSQPPWLSQLKDAFIFIGIVAIAPPLASATLGGIILCATEQAPWDLFGRIWQTWVVGNITGIFVTTPLFLTWSEGSPGNWVQSKYQIVELVWLLGGAIAFTNITFTQSLSLEYLLLPLLAWIAYRFNRQIVTLSIAILSALAIWEITTKNANQFVETSMLEAITSFQLFLSVITLTILSLSTVLYERQQAQIQLQQANQQLEKQVQDRTASLKNSEETLQKQETFLRKVIDTNPNVIFVKDNRGRFRLANQALANVYGTTIEDLIGKTDADFNPNRQQVEQFHQDDQQVIRSGETRILEESVTNGNRQLRHFQTIKTPLQLPETQETYVLGVAADITERKQVESELEHARQAAEAANRAKSRFLATMSHELRTPLNGILGYAQILRRCATISESDRQNVQIIEECGSHLLTLINDILELSQIELQKLQLHPSEFHLPSLLARIVHLYQFQANRKNITLTYEPDPQLPEAVYADEKRLRQVLTNLLDNAVKFTEVGNVTFQVSILETQPTNFAETATNQRLRFQIQDTGVGIDREQLEQIFQPFEQIGELNQKSAGTGLGLSLSQKIINLMNSEIQVISEPGVGSIFWFDVDFPLAQPSSQLGMSIQQRQVTGYQGYTRCLLVVDSQPENRAAIADCLQPLGFDIVEATDTTSGIRRAQELIPDLILTKATFPNSDRFYLVRQIRQSQYLAHLPIIVLLDTSQTSDRRQSIAAGGNDFLSHPIDPAELLQKLEKHLQLQWIYQEKSPTPQPSPASNEDPPTIPPADAIETLYQLTRKGSLKKVQKYVASLQQRDPQLTSFSQKVLQLARSFQEEKLLEFLEKHHPN